TTGATTTCGTTCCCTTTACCAATCCACGCAGATGTTGTTGCCCACTCTCCAACTCCATCCATACAAAGAATCACAGATTCTTCAAAAGGACTTGGATAAAAGGCAGCTGATGCATGGGCTTGATGATGCTCTGTGAAAAGGATCTTAGGAACAAAAGGAGTCTCATTTGGTAGAAGTTGCTTTTGGATAAGTTTGAATTTATTCTTCATTTCTGATTTTAAAAAAAGTTTTTCTTTTAACCAAACCTGCATTGCAGAAACGAATGATCTGATCCCCCTTGGCGCTACAGCCAAGTATGTTTCTAATAATCTTTCAAACGTTAAAAGAGGTTTTTCATAATAAACAATGTGATCTATATCACGTAAATCTAAATTATTATTTTTCAAACAAAATGTGATGGCATTAATTGGAAATCTTGAATCGTGTTTTTTTCTGGAAAATCTCTCTTCTTGTACTGCATTAACAATTTCCCCATTACTAATTAAAGTAGCTGCACTATCATGATAAAAACATGAAATCCCAATTATATTTTTTTTATCTTTTATATTTTCTATCTTATTTAAATTCATTAATTTTAAAAATAAATTTCTAGAAAATTTATAGTATTATATCTAAAACTTTGCCATATTACTTTTGGCAAAATTTATTTTTATTATTTGCGTTTTATAATTTTTGTACATCAATTAAAATTATTTATTAATAAAAGTTATTTTAAGTAATATTTTATATGGAATTTTTTCTAAGCTTTGGCAAAATCAAGCAATATTCCAAATCAAATAAATCTTCTTAATTGAAAAATAAATTTGAAAGGTTAAATGTATAGATGTAGTCTATGAAATATATTGGAGAGTTTAAATAAGTTATTTTAAATTCTTATGTTAGAAATTATTTGAGGCAAAATCTCAATGAGTACACTCTTCGTTTACTCCCAGACATACATTGACTTTATATAGTACGAGTCAATTTAATAACCTCTCTAGTAGTTGGAATTTCTGGAGAGGTTTATTGTTTCTACCCTCGACCTATAATTTTATTGATTGACAGTCGATTTACATTAGAGGAAATAACTACCTTCTTTTTTAATGTCCATAAATACATTTCTTCTGCTGTTATTAGTGATTGCGAATTATACAAACTTATTTTTAAATATAAAAAACAGGAAAAAATGATTGGAAGTTTACCAAAATTAATCGCACTTCTTATGGCATTGCTTCTTGTAGCAAGCACTTTTGTTGGTGGAATTATTTACTTTATAAGATGACTTATGAAACTATATATGTAATCACAATGATTGTATTTTTGGGATACTTGATCTATCCCAATATAAAATTTTTAAGAAGATAATTGAAGCGCTTACTATTTGCATTGCTAATAGTTAATAATTTACAGCCAACTTAAAGAGAATCGTATAACATTTTTAAAAATTCAATTTTAAATGAAAAAAACTATTTTGATTAGTTTAATTGCTGGCATTGCTGGGCTTGCGATTGGTTATAAAGTTCCAAAAGACAAGAATGTTGGTTATGTAATGATTTCTGGCAGAATTACAAATCCTGATCAAGCAGGTAAATACTTTGAAAAAGTAAATGACGTAGTTGTTAAAGGTTGCGGAGCAAAGACATTAACAGTTGATTATGAAACAGATGTAAGAGAAGGATATGAAGGACCGTTTACTGTGCTCGCACAATTCCCAAGCAAAAAAGCGGCGCAGGATTGCTATGAAGGTGATTATCAAGAAATTATTCCTTTAAGAAAAGGAGCTATAGATATGAATTTCAGAATAGTTGAAAGAAATAGATAAAAAATATTTTATTAATGAAATAACTTTTTAACCTATTTAGCGTTTTTTGTAATTAAGATGTATAAATCAAATATTTAATATAATGATCGAAAAAAAAGAAGACAATATTCGAAGCGAAAGCTATTACCCAGATAGTAATTTTTATCTTGATCAGGACAATACTCCTAAAGAGTTTTCATTTTCAGAAGATCAAACATCCAAGATGGGTGAATTTTTTGAATGGCCAAATAGCTATTGGTTTATTGCAGAAAGAACAAATGGAAGGCTGGCAATGATAGGCTTCATGGCTGTCATTATTAACTACACCTTATTTGGATGGATAGCATATCCAATCCTTTAAATCAGTAATTCTGATCTTGATAAAAATGTTTTAGATTAGTCTGGAAGACATTTTCTCCAATATACTGCGTTTGTTTCAACTACATCTGCTATTTATTTTGGCTGATCATTTTTCAATGATGTTAGTTACCTCCACTTCACCGTAAAATATTCAAGTCTTTAAGTTGCAATTGATTAAAAACCCTCCAAGGTAGTGTTTAATGCATTTAAAAGTGGACTTTTATCCTTAAAAACAATTTCTAAAAATACTGGTCTCCTCCAACCTTTTTTTTATAGTTGTTTATATTCTTTTCGTGCATTTTCCATAGTATCTACCCTCATAATTCATAAAGCCAAATTACAGTTAAAAGATTTAGTTGTACTTTAAGAGAGATAGATATTATTAAAAACTTTTTCTTAACTCATGATTGATTTGTATCTTCTCCAGAAAGTGAAATAAATACAAGTTTCATAATAATAAGTGGCGATAAATTTAATAAAAAATTTCAAAACCCCTCATTACGCCGTCAATAGTGACTTATTTTGTCATGTGAAATTTAGATATCCCGACAACTATTAATTTATAGCTTGTATATATTGCGATTTATATATATTTATATAAGTATTATTAAAAAAAGATATTGAGAGACTTATGAAATGAAGATTGCATTTTATTTTTTCATAATTGCTCAAATTTTAAATTTTGTAAATGTTTTTGCAGAAAAAAGTATAAAAGATTCTTCTAAATTTAATTCAATCAAGTGGGAAAAAGTACTTGATCATAAAGAAAAACCTTTAAAAAAGATTATTTGGAAATCTTATAATGACGAGAAAAGTTATTTTGAAAATAAAAATTTAAAATCTAAATCAAAGAAGCTGGACAAAACGCAAATTAATCCAGCAACTTGGAACAATAGAAGCTTGCGATTTTCATTTGAGGAAATTGATATGCCAGATGCCGGCGAAAGAATGGGTTTATATAGTATTGGAACCTACGATCGACATAATCATGGACTATATAGCGGTGTCACTCTTTACGGTGCCGCAAGCGGACGCCGTGGCGGATTTTTTACTGGTGGTTATACCTTAGGCGTTGAACGTCCATTAACCGAAAACTTGATTTTCGATGCAGGAGGCTATGTTGGTGCAGGAGGTGGTGGTGCCGCGGCGCAAGGAGGAGGTTTAATGATACGTCCGCATATAGGTCTCAAGTACGACTTTAACTGGAGCATATTAGGACTTAATTATAGCTACGTAGACTTCCCCAACGGTGATATATCCAGCGATGCAGTCGCGCTTTCACTGGATATACCATTCAGTTCACCTGCACTCAATTGGGAAGATACTGGGCTGACTGTTTCGGATTACTTTGGAACTGAATTAAGCAATGTGAGCCTCCACCGATCGCACCTAGCTACTCGCATTCGCAACTATTATCCGACCATAGGCAGCAAAACCACTTCCGGCGGTTCAATTGATGATTCATTGGTTCTGGTCGGAGTAGAATACTCTTACTTTCTTGATAAAAATTGGTTTACCACCTTTGAAACTGCTGGTGCCGTATCAGGTGGAGTAGGAGGGTATGCCGAACTTTTAGCTGGAATAGGTTATCGCCTCCCCCTGACCAAAGATGATCGTCTAGCCTTACTCCCCGCCCTAACTATAGGAGGCGCCGGAGGCGGAGCGGTCGAAACCGGAGGAGGATTTGTTGCCCGAGCAAATCTTGGATTGGAATACCAAGCATCTTCTAATCTCAGCCTGATTATAGACGGAGGCTATCTCACCGCCCCAGATGGCAATTTTGATACCCCATATGTCGGCTTCAATTTGGCATATGTAATGGAAACCTTTGCTAAGGATCAAAAAGGTTTTCTCTTAAAGGAAACAGAGCTTATAGAAACTACCAAATGGCGCTTTCGGCCAGCGCATCAATGGTATTTTGAAGCTCAACGAAGGGGGGGCTCTCCTCGCGATATGCAACTTATGGGGGGAAAAATTGACTGGATAGGAGGAGATTGGTGGTACCTTACAGGACAAGGATTAAGCGCTTATGCAGGAGGAGCCGGTGGTTATTCAGAGGGACACTGGGGGGTAGGCGTTTTTAGCCCAAGCTGGAAGAACTTGCAACTCTATGGCGAAATGCTCATAGGTGCAGGAGGGGGCGGAGGGGTTGATAGCGGAAGCGCATTATTATACAAACCGACTGTCGGGTTAGAATACAATTTAAATCGGGACTTCAGTCTTCAAACTGGCATAGGAAAAGTAATTTCTAAAAATGGAAATCTTGATGCCAACATTTTGGATGTCAGTTTAGTTTGGCGTTATGGGGCATCAAAATAAAGAATCCAACCTCACAGTTTATCTGAGAATAAATTTGGTGTAAAAGAGCTAAAGGGAAGAAATTTTAGGCTAGTCAAATGTTTTTAATGATTTTTCTAATAATTTATTCAATTCTAATAGTTCTTCCTTGGTAAATTTGCGATATTTTCCTGGTGGCACGTCTAACTTAATATTCATAATTCTTACACGTTTTAATGTCTGAACTCTATAGCCTAAGGTTTCACACATTCTCCTAATCTGACGGTTAAGCCCTTGAGTGAGTATTATTTTAAATTTATTCGGCCCCAATTGTTCTACAAAACAATTCTTAGTTATGGTTCCTAATATTTCTACTCCATGACTCATTGTCTGAATAAATTTTCTATTAATTGGTCGATTAACGCTTACTATGTATTCTTTTTCATGATTATTTCTTGCTCTCAATATTTTATTTACGATATCGCCATCATTTGTTAAAAATATAAGTCCTTCACTTGGCTTATCCAATCTTCCAATAGGAAAGATTCTTTTAGGATATTTAATAAAATCTATAATATTATTGGGTTCAACTACCTTATTAGTTGTGCAAACAATTCCAACAGGTTTATTAAAGGCTAAGTATATGTTTTTTTGTTTCATTGATTTTTCTATTCTTTGACCTTCAACTTCTACAAGATCACTATCCTCTACCTTGGTACCTATCTCAGGAACCTTTCCATTAATGGTTACTTTTCCTTCTTCAATTAACCTATCTGCTCTTCTTCTGGAACAGAAACCTACTTCACTTAAATATTTATTTATTCTGGTAGCCATTTTGTCTAAGTTAACTTTTATTTATCTTAAATTCAATTAACTTCAAACAAAAAAGAAATTAATTAAACGGTACTGCTGTAAATGAACGATTAATTTAAAACAAACTCATTTGATCAGTTTCTTTTTTCTTTACATCTTCTACTAGCCATCCCTCATGTGCCCACCCCTTTATGATGGGGAGCAAACCTTTTAATTCCTTCACATCTTTAACTTGCTCTGTCCATTGTTTCTCATATCCATTAGGTATAATAACGGGCATTCGGTGATGAAAAGGTTTAACTAATTCATTTGGCTCAGTAGTTAGAACACAGCAACTCTCTAGTTCAGCACCATCTGGTGAGGTCCACGTAGTCCAAATTGCTCCTAACCAAAAAGTCTCATAATTCTCCTTTCGAAAACGATATTTTTTTTCAAAAAAACCACTCGCAGGTATTAGGCACCTTTTATGTTTCCAACTTCCACTAAATAATTTTTTTTCTTCTAGGGTTTCTGATCTTGCATTAAATGGTCTTGGTCTCTCTTTATCAAATGGGTCTTTCGCCCAAGGGGAAATAAAGCCCCATGTCATAAAAGTAGTTTTAATTCTTCCGTCGTTTTTAACTACAAGCACAGGATCATTAGGTCTAATTACATTTTGAGTCTCGTATTTAGAATCAAGTCCAATTGGATAGTCTAGTTTCAAAACCTTTGGCAACTTCTCAAATTTAGTTTTCAGCTCAAATCTTCCGCACATTTATTTTTAAAATATTTTTAAAACTCACTTAAAAATACATTAAATTTACTTTATTTTAGATCTACTTTCAGTTTTCTCAAATAAAAAACAATTTTTTGATCGAAGAAATTTTTTATCCAAATAATTAAGAGAAAATATAGATATTGAAAAGCTTCCTCAAATTTAATGTGAATGGTTCAAACTTGAATTATGACAGATCCTATTCTTTATTTATCTATGTTATTGGGACTTGGAGGAGTTTATGTATTAATCTCTTCCTTCCACGATGATGACGATGATGATGACGGAGAAAAATATATTTATAATCTTCAACAAACTTATTTAGCAAGATAGTTGATTTGTTTATAAAGACACATCATCTTCAAAAGTTTCTTGCAAAACTAGCTTACCAGTGAAATTAGTTTTATAAGAATAACGAAAATATTTTCTTTCTTCGTAAAATGTCCTCATTATTATATTAATTTTTAAATCAGGTTGTTGGTCCTCTATCCGTATATATTTGTGCCTTAAACCGTACATTTTTATTAGTCGATTGATAAGCATCCCTAGTTAGAACTTAATGGTAACGGAGATAAATTAAATGCCTTCAACACCAATTAAATCTTGTAATAAATATGTTTTGAGTTACAAAGATTCAACAAATAAGACGCACGAAGTTGGCTTCTACGCGCGAGATGCATACGATTGCCTAATACTTGCGAGAGAATTCAACACTTACGTACATGACAATCCAGGATCTGTAATCAGAATCCAACAAAAATTTTGAGGAAATTAATTATGAATTTAAAAAGATCACCATTCGCAATTCAAGAAAAAAATTCAAGAGATCTTGATAATGTAAAAGATTATCCAACAATTGCAGATTTAATGAGAGAACAGAAAGTTCCCCAAGATTACACAAATACAGTTCACCATCGTAGAGATTTAGACTCTCTCGGTTAGTTTACGAGAATGGCTATTTACTAATTTTTAAAAATAACAATTAAGATTAATCCGATTTCTGATTCATTCATAAGATAGTATTTTCTTCCTCAAGTTTTTTTTAAGCTCTACAGGCATATATGCAATATCTTTTGTTATTGCTTTATTGGCATCTCTATACTTTTCAGGTTCAGCTAAAAGCATTTTTATTAAATTGTATTGACTTTCAATTTCTTGGGAAGAAAATTTTCCCATAAAAATTTTTACTACCTTTTTATATTAAATCAACAGTCAAACACTCAAAAGATTAACTATTAGTTAGAGGCTGCTGCAATTTCTTTATGGACGGAAAGAAATTCTTTATCTGTTAGAACTGGTGTAACTTCAATTTCTACACCAAAATTATCGACCCAGATACTACTCCATTTCCATATGTTCTGATGGTTTGAAGATTCAACTATTGCCCAACCATTAGCTCCCTCAGGATTTACTACTCGATTAAGAACTTTAAACCCATCAAATTCATCACCTTCGCATCCTCCTTCAATAAAACCCGCAAAAGCTTCGGCCCCTTGCATATGACTTTCTTGATCTGGAAATTGCCAGTGAACGATGTAAGTTTGCATGAATAAAATTATTTTTTTAATTATTAATTATCGAATTTAAAAATTAAATAAAAAGTCTTTAAACACTAATTAAAAAGGGCTTAAGCCTAAATGGGAAAATAGCAAAAAAAAAAGACTCTTACGAGCCTAGGTGATGGGGACTCCTATAATGACAAATTAAACAGAAACAATCAACCCCATCAATAGGTAATTTTAAATACTTATAAGCACCATATGTAGTGCTAAGACTTTAAAAAGGGCTGGGTGATAAGGATTATCCCGCTTTTTGATTGGAGCGAAGCTAACTCCCTTTTTTTATGGAAAAATTTACTTTAATCAATCAAGTGAGATCGAGGATTAAAGTATTTGAACCTTT
The genomic region above belongs to Prochlorococcus marinus XMU1405 and contains:
- a CDS encoding chorismate-binding protein, with translation MGKFSSQEIESQYNLIKMLLAEPEKYRDANKAITKDIAYMPVELKKNLRKKILSYE
- a CDS encoding high light inducible protein, whose amino-acid sequence is MIEKKEDNIRSESYYPDSNFYLDQDNTPKEFSFSEDQTSKMGEFFEWPNSYWFIAERTNGRLAMIGFMAVIINYTLFGWIAYPIL
- a CDS encoding SOS response-associated peptidase produces the protein MCGRFELKTKFEKLPKVLKLDYPIGLDSKYETQNVIRPNDPVLVVKNDGRIKTTFMTWGFISPWAKDPFDKERPRPFNARSETLEEKKLFSGSWKHKRCLIPASGFFEKKYRFRKENYETFWLGAIWTTWTSPDGAELESCCVLTTEPNELVKPFHHRMPVIIPNGYEKQWTEQVKDVKELKGLLPIIKGWAHEGWLVEDVKKKETDQMSLF
- the rluF gene encoding 23S rRNA pseudouridine(2604) synthase RluF — translated: MATRINKYLSEVGFCSRRRADRLIEEGKVTINGKVPEIGTKVEDSDLVEVEGQRIEKSMKQKNIYLAFNKPVGIVCTTNKVVEPNNIIDFIKYPKRIFPIGRLDKPSEGLIFLTNDGDIVNKILRARNNHEKEYIVSVNRPINRKFIQTMSHGVEILGTITKNCFVEQLGPNKFKIILTQGLNRQIRRMCETLGYRVQTLKRVRIMNIKLDVPPGKYRKFTKEELLELNKLLEKSLKTFD
- a CDS encoding DUF3303 domain-containing protein, with protein sequence MQTYIVHWQFPDQESHMQGAEAFAGFIEGGCEGDEFDGFKVLNRVVNPEGANGWAIVESSNHQNIWKWSSIWVDNFGVEIEVTPVLTDKEFLSVHKEIAAASN
- a CDS encoding DUF1330 domain-containing protein; translated protein: MKKTILISLIAGIAGLAIGYKVPKDKNVGYVMISGRITNPDQAGKYFEKVNDVVVKGCGAKTLTVDYETDVREGYEGPFTVLAQFPSKKAAQDCYEGDYQEIIPLRKGAIDMNFRIVERNR